Proteins encoded in a region of the Chryseobacterium piperi genome:
- a CDS encoding oligosaccharide flippase family protein, with protein sequence MKKLLNETIIYGIGAIMPRVILFILNPLYINQIENKDFAIFSNLYALISFVNIMLSFGFETAFFRFSAEKDNEKKTFNTSFWFLFGLSTLFLLGCLLFSQTIADTLEYSSNPEYIRWFAWIAFFDNLCVIPFAWLRYNNKPIKYSLVRVLQSFFQTIVTVALFLYIPLSVSQGFGLKEKVSFPFYSNLAASLLGFILLLPIVFKVQFQFSVDLFKKMIKYSWPIMIAGLAFMFNENFDKAIQIFYIPNEDAGAYGGCYKLAVLMTLFVTAYRMGIEPFFFKQMSNENAKNTYAKVTEYFTFFASTVAMGIIANISWLKQILIPNSTYWIAIDIIPIIVIANLCFGIYYNFSTWYKVIDRTKVGTIISWLGAGITIVLNLLFLTKYGFMVSAWVTFIAYFVMMITSYLLGQKYYPIPYRIKKMTFFLGLLMAFSFIIVYFFNYNFWVGNILFLLYAGILIYTEKDMLLSRIRKN encoded by the coding sequence TTGAAAAAACTTCTTAACGAAACTATTATCTATGGAATCGGGGCAATAATGCCAAGAGTAATCTTGTTTATTCTGAATCCTTTATATATTAATCAGATTGAAAATAAAGACTTTGCTATATTTTCAAATTTATATGCTTTAATATCTTTCGTTAATATCATGTTATCTTTTGGGTTTGAAACTGCTTTTTTCCGTTTCTCTGCAGAAAAGGATAATGAGAAGAAAACATTCAACACTTCATTCTGGTTTTTATTTGGTTTATCTACGCTTTTCCTTTTAGGATGTTTATTATTCAGTCAGACTATTGCAGATACGCTGGAATATTCTAGTAACCCTGAATACATTCGCTGGTTCGCATGGATTGCCTTTTTCGATAATCTTTGTGTTATTCCTTTTGCTTGGTTGCGTTATAATAATAAACCGATAAAATATTCACTGGTTAGAGTTCTTCAATCATTTTTCCAGACTATTGTAACCGTTGCTTTATTCTTATATATCCCTTTAAGTGTATCTCAGGGGTTTGGTCTAAAAGAAAAAGTATCATTTCCATTTTACAGTAATCTGGCAGCTAGTTTATTAGGTTTTATATTATTACTACCCATTGTATTTAAGGTGCAGTTTCAATTCTCCGTCGATCTTTTTAAAAAGATGATTAAATATTCATGGCCCATCATGATTGCCGGACTTGCTTTTATGTTTAATGAAAATTTTGACAAGGCCATACAGATATTCTATATTCCTAATGAAGATGCCGGAGCCTACGGTGGGTGTTATAAGCTTGCAGTCTTAATGACTCTGTTTGTCACAGCATATAGAATGGGAATAGAGCCTTTCTTCTTTAAGCAGATGAGCAATGAAAATGCTAAAAATACATACGCTAAAGTAACAGAATACTTCACTTTTTTTGCATCTACCGTCGCTATGGGAATTATTGCCAATATTTCATGGTTAAAACAAATTCTTATTCCGAACAGCACTTATTGGATTGCTATTGATATTATTCCAATCATCGTCATTGCCAACCTATGTTTTGGAATCTATTATAATTTTTCAACCTGGTATAAAGTAATAGACAGAACCAAAGTAGGAACTATCATTTCTTGGCTGGGAGCCGGTATTACCATTGTTCTCAATCTACTGTTCCTTACCAAATATGGTTTTATGGTTTCCGCATGGGTTACGTTTATCGCTTATTTTGTCATGATGATCACGTCTTACCTACTAGGACAAAAATATTACCCCATTCCATACCGAATTAAGAAAATGACTTTCTTCCTAGGGCTGTTAATGGCTTTTAGCTTTATTATCGTTTATTTCTTCAATTACAATTTTTGGGTTGGAAATATCCTGTTTCTACTGTATGCAGGAATTCTGATATATACTGAAAAAGACATGTTATTGTCAAGAATCAGAAAAAATTAA